The following coding sequences are from one Deltaproteobacteria bacterium window:
- a CDS encoding xanthine dehydrogenase family protein molybdopterin-binding subunit, protein MADKKFVGARSRSKEGPRHVTGRGLFTDDFTMPGMLQAMILRSPHAHAKILSVDASEALSHPNVFAVITPDDVKKLTKPFKPGRYAAGLKRPIDEYAGAVDKVRYVGEPIGAVAAWDRGTAEDALELIQVDYEPLRPNVDVHEAIKPSAAALFDELGSNLAWTGSLQYGDIDAAFKSADRVVKENLKIHRYSSTPLEPFNVIASFDAASKRLTVWVTAQVPEVIYDGLREALGLQDIRVIIPDVGGGFGQKIHLIRKYVVLVSLLAMKTGRPVKWIEDRTEHMMAGGHACAQEVEAEAAVKNDGTVLGLKFKEYDDVGGSISTLTIHFTNKLNNLSNTYNTPAIYMEGNAVVTNKCPVIPNRGIGKPGMCFIWERMMDRVAQALNLSPIEVRRKNLIQASEMPYTTISGNVYDSGDYPGLLKTLLEKIDYDKLREEQKKAREQGKLIGIGVVIGVEPGGRNAARDMAIFPEMKEPPGSGGVNGAKIKLEKNGTLSLHLGSPNCGQAHETTTAQVAADVLGSTPDKFSTTIPFDSDLSSWGVAAANSGNNFHLYDIGAIHGAANKLREKILRLAAFNLKVEPSELIIEDSVVKVPGAPAKQITFAELGRIAYNNQHLIPDDMEPGMEATFYYMFPHAKPNIVPGADRRVRAQFTFSAGAHAAIVEVDKNTGSVHVLRYLIVGDNGTVINPDVVNGQVYGSAAHGIAVALGEGFMYSPEGQPLTITYLDYGKCSTAETPRVEVIHQPSPSPFTPLGQKAAGEGAAIPSPAAIASAVEDALQPFGVKVCELPITPEAVWRLINHNPEKERRTF, encoded by the coding sequence ATGGCAGACAAAAAATTCGTAGGCGCTCGTAGTCGCAGCAAAGAAGGCCCCAGACATGTCACCGGCCGCGGGCTGTTCACCGACGATTTCACCATGCCCGGCATGCTCCAAGCGATGATCCTGCGCAGTCCCCACGCCCATGCGAAAATACTTTCCGTCGATGCTTCCGAGGCGCTGAGCCATCCCAATGTCTTCGCGGTGATCACACCCGACGATGTCAAGAAACTCACCAAGCCGTTCAAGCCGGGCCGCTACGCCGCGGGTTTGAAAAGACCGATTGACGAGTATGCCGGCGCCGTCGACAAGGTTCGCTATGTCGGCGAACCCATCGGCGCGGTGGCGGCCTGGGATCGCGGTACGGCGGAAGATGCTCTCGAATTGATCCAAGTTGACTACGAACCGCTGCGGCCTAATGTCGACGTTCATGAAGCGATCAAGCCATCGGCGGCGGCTTTGTTCGACGAGCTCGGCAGCAACTTAGCTTGGACAGGTTCGTTGCAATACGGCGACATCGATGCGGCGTTTAAATCCGCCGATCGTGTGGTCAAAGAAAATCTAAAAATTCATCGCTACAGCTCGACGCCGCTCGAACCATTCAACGTCATTGCTTCGTTCGATGCGGCCAGTAAGCGGTTAACCGTCTGGGTCACGGCGCAGGTGCCGGAAGTGATTTACGACGGCCTGCGCGAAGCGCTCGGCCTGCAAGACATCCGCGTGATCATTCCCGATGTCGGCGGCGGTTTCGGCCAGAAGATTCATTTGATCCGCAAGTACGTCGTTCTCGTATCTTTGCTTGCGATGAAGACCGGCCGGCCGGTAAAGTGGATCGAGGATCGCACCGAACATATGATGGCCGGCGGCCATGCCTGCGCCCAGGAAGTGGAAGCCGAAGCGGCGGTGAAGAACGACGGCACGGTGTTGGGACTCAAGTTCAAAGAATACGACGACGTTGGCGGATCGATTAGCACGCTGACGATCCACTTCACCAACAAGCTCAACAACCTGTCGAACACCTACAATACGCCGGCCATCTACATGGAAGGCAACGCGGTGGTGACCAACAAATGTCCGGTCATTCCCAACCGCGGCATCGGCAAGCCGGGCATGTGTTTCATCTGGGAACGGATGATGGACCGGGTCGCTCAGGCGCTGAATCTAAGTCCCATCGAAGTGCGGCGAAAAAATTTGATCCAAGCGAGCGAGATGCCGTACACCACCATCAGCGGCAACGTCTACGACAGCGGCGATTACCCCGGACTACTAAAAACTCTGTTGGAGAAAATCGACTACGACAAGCTGCGCGAAGAGCAAAAGAAAGCGCGCGAGCAAGGCAAGCTGATCGGCATCGGTGTCGTCATCGGCGTCGAGCCCGGCGGACGCAACGCCGCCCGCGACATGGCGATCTTTCCCGAGATGAAGGAACCGCCCGGCTCCGGCGGCGTCAACGGCGCCAAGATCAAATTGGAAAAGAACGGCACCCTGTCGCTCCACTTGGGCTCGCCCAACTGCGGCCAAGCGCATGAAACTACGACCGCGCAAGTTGCCGCCGATGTTCTCGGCTCGACGCCGGATAAATTCAGCACCACGATCCCTTTCGACAGCGATCTGTCCTCCTGGGGCGTCGCCGCGGCCAACAGCGGCAATAATTTCCATCTCTACGACATCGGCGCGATTCACGGCGCGGCGAACAAGCTGCGCGAGAAAATTTTACGGCTCGCGGCATTCAATCTAAAAGTTGAGCCATCCGAATTGATCATCGAAGACAGCGTGGTCAAGGTTCCCGGCGCACCGGCGAAACAAATTACTTTTGCCGAGTTAGGCCGCATCGCCTACAACAACCAACATCTGATTCCCGACGACATGGAACCGGGAATGGAAGCGACCTTCTACTACATGTTTCCCCATGCCAAGCCGAACATCGTCCCCGGCGCCGATCGTCGAGTACGCGCGCAGTTTACCTTTTCCGCCGGCGCCCACGCGGCCATCGTCGAAGTCGATAAGAATACCGGCTCGGTCCATGTGCTGCGCTATCTGATCGTCGGCGACAACGGCACGGTGATCAATCCCGATGTCGTCAACGGCCAAGTTTACGGTTCGGCGGCACACGGTATCGCCGTCGCGCTCGGCGAAGGCTTCATGTACAGCCCGGAAGGCCAACCGCTGACGATCACATATTTGGATTACGGTAAGTGCTCCACCGCAGAGACACCGCGCGTCGAAGTGATTCATCAGCCATCGCCGTCGCCATTCACGCCCCTCGGCCAAAAGGCCGCCGGCGAAGGCGCGGCGATCCCGTCGCCCGCCGCCATCGCCAGCGCCGTCGAAGACGCGCTGCAACCGTTTGGCGTGAAAGTTTGCGAACTGCCGATCACGCCCGAGGCGGTGTGGCGCTTGATCAATCACAATCCGGAAAAAGAGCGGAGGACTTTTTAG
- a CDS encoding xanthine dehydrogenase family protein subunit M yields MVPGSFEYFAPRSLPDAVKLLSEHKDDVKIISGGQSLLPLMKMRLSKPAYLVDIGRIPGLDTITEDGNNLIVGALVTHEQIEYSDLLKAKCALLPQTATTIADVQVRNRGTIGGSIAHADPAGDWPAAVIALDAEIRVFGPSGERWVTCDDFFLGLLMSVLEPDEIVTGIKVPLTGGDKTAYQKAAPRSSGFAVTGVAVRLAVDAAGTCGRAAIGITGVADKAYRPERSEQMLTGIKLDQKSIEAAAAESTRNIEVIEDINGSSEYRAHLTHVYVARVIQEALSR; encoded by the coding sequence ATGGTACCCGGTTCGTTCGAATACTTTGCGCCCCGCTCATTGCCCGACGCGGTGAAACTTCTTTCCGAGCACAAAGATGACGTGAAAATTATTTCCGGCGGCCAAAGCTTGCTGCCACTGATGAAGATGCGTTTGTCGAAACCGGCTTACTTGGTCGACATCGGTCGCATCCCCGGATTGGATACGATCACGGAAGACGGCAACAATCTGATCGTTGGCGCACTGGTCACGCACGAGCAGATTGAGTACTCCGATCTGCTCAAAGCCAAGTGCGCGCTGCTGCCGCAAACCGCGACGACCATCGCCGACGTGCAAGTGCGCAACCGCGGCACCATCGGCGGCAGCATCGCCCACGCCGATCCGGCCGGCGATTGGCCGGCGGCGGTAATTGCATTGGACGCCGAGATTCGCGTCTTCGGCCCCAGCGGCGAGCGCTGGGTGACGTGCGACGATTTTTTTCTGGGCTTGCTGATGAGTGTGCTGGAACCGGACGAGATCGTCACGGGTATAAAAGTGCCGCTGACCGGTGGCGACAAGACGGCTTATCAGAAAGCTGCGCCGCGCTCATCCGGCTTCGCCGTCACCGGCGTCGCCGTGCGTTTGGCGGTTGACGCCGCCGGTACATGCGGCCGCGCGGCCATTGGTATCACCGGAGTCGCCGACAAGGCCTATCGGCCGGAACGCAGCGAGCAGATGTTGACTGGAATAAAACTCGATCAGAAATCAATCGAAGCAGCCGCCGCCGAGTCGACGCGCAACATCGAAGTGATCGAAGACATCAACGGCTCGTCCGAATACCGCGCCCATCTCACCCACGTCTACGTCGCCAGAGTAATTCAAGAAGCACTGAGCCGATAG
- a CDS encoding transglutaminase has protein sequence MNRRDFLLQGLTVSAGVALGGLPKFAGLVHADDPTKWRTFEVVTTIEVKDALGATRAWVPVPLSSPTDYFKRDPDSFTGNFKAARSVQYDKHGTGMVFAEWAPSEKAPQLEVKSRFMTRDRAIDVNSKPAVAAKENPAVLNYFRQPSKLIRTDGVVGSTSKSIVMGLKTDVDKARAIYEWIVDNTFRDAKVKGCGIGDISTMLESGYLGGKCADLNALYVGLARAAGLPARDMYGVRCAVSSEFKSLGRADDITGAQHCRAEVYLNGYGWTPVDPADVRKVVLEENLPGEQLALTDPKVKRAREKLFGAWEMNWLPYNYGHDIKLPGSKLPEIAFLMYPQLETANGRRDSLDPANFKYTIKSKEIV, from the coding sequence ATGAATAGACGGGATTTTCTACTACAAGGTCTGACGGTTTCCGCGGGTGTCGCGCTCGGCGGCTTGCCCAAATTTGCCGGCTTGGTTCACGCCGACGATCCAACCAAGTGGCGTACCTTTGAAGTGGTAACGACCATCGAAGTGAAAGACGCTTTGGGGGCGACGCGAGCGTGGGTGCCGGTGCCGCTATCCAGCCCGACGGATTATTTCAAGCGTGACCCCGATAGCTTCACGGGCAATTTCAAAGCCGCCCGCTCGGTGCAGTACGACAAGCACGGTACCGGAATGGTCTTCGCCGAATGGGCGCCGAGCGAAAAGGCTCCACAGCTCGAAGTCAAAAGCCGCTTCATGACTCGCGACCGAGCCATTGACGTGAACTCGAAACCTGCGGTGGCGGCGAAAGAAAATCCCGCGGTGCTCAATTATTTCCGCCAGCCCTCCAAGCTCATTCGTACCGATGGCGTCGTCGGTTCGACTTCGAAGAGCATCGTCATGGGTTTGAAGACCGACGTCGACAAGGCGAGAGCGATCTACGAATGGATCGTCGACAACACTTTTCGCGACGCCAAGGTGAAGGGCTGCGGCATCGGCGATATTTCGACCATGCTCGAAAGCGGCTATTTGGGCGGCAAGTGCGCCGATTTGAACGCGCTGTATGTCGGTCTGGCCCGCGCCGCCGGTTTGCCCGCGCGCGACATGTACGGCGTACGCTGCGCGGTGTCGTCGGAATTCAAAAGTCTCGGGCGTGCCGACGACATCACGGGCGCGCAGCATTGCCGCGCCGAAGTTTATCTCAATGGCTACGGCTGGACGCCGGTGGATCCCGCCGACGTTCGCAAAGTCGTGCTCGAAGAAAATTTACCCGGCGAGCAGCTGGCTTTGACCGATCCGAAGGTGAAGCGCGCGCGAGAAAAACTATTCGGCGCTTGGGAAATGAACTGGCTGCCGTACAACTACGGCCACGACATCAAGCTGCCCGGGTCAAAATTGCCGGAGATTGCATTCCTCATGTACCCGCAATTGGAGACCGCCAATGGCCGGCGCGACAGTTTGGATCCGGCGAATTTCAAATACACCATCAAGTCGAAAGAAATCGTTTAG
- a CDS encoding (2Fe-2S)-binding protein yields the protein MKQTIRVTINGRVYEDEVEPRILLAHFLRETIGLTGTHVGCVIGECGACSILLDGKVVKSCLHFAVQADGREITTIEGLAKDGELNPVQEAFVNNYAFQCGYCTPGMVMTSHALLQKNPNPSEDEIRKALAGNLCMCTGYVQIVDAVKDAAEKQRSAKV from the coding sequence ATGAAACAGACGATTCGTGTGACAATTAACGGCCGGGTCTACGAAGATGAAGTTGAACCGCGCATATTGCTCGCTCATTTCCTGCGAGAAACCATCGGTCTGACCGGTACTCACGTCGGCTGTGTGATCGGCGAGTGCGGCGCTTGCTCGATTCTGCTCGATGGCAAAGTCGTGAAGTCTTGCCTTCACTTTGCGGTGCAGGCGGACGGGCGGGAGATCACGACAATCGAAGGGCTGGCCAAAGACGGCGAGCTCAATCCTGTGCAAGAGGCGTTCGTCAACAACTACGCCTTTCAGTGCGGCTACTGCACGCCTGGAATGGTGATGACCAGCCACGCGCTCTTACAGAAAAACCCCAATCCATCCGAAGACGAGATCCGCAAAGCGTTGGCCGGCAATCTCTGCATGTGCACCGGCTATGTGCAGATCGTCGATGCGGTTAAAGACGCGGCTGAGAAACAAAGGAGTGCTAAGGTTTGA